In Verrucomicrobiia bacterium, a single window of DNA contains:
- the odhB gene encoding 2-oxoglutarate dehydrogenase complex dihydrolipoyllysine-residue succinyltransferase: protein MRIELKVPEVGESITEVEIGGWLKAKGDTVRKDESLVTLESEKATVELPAPEAGTLTQLLKQKGEVAKVGETIGYIEKDGQPQTAQPPAKPAESKPQPPAHEGAPKQVPPRIMPAAQVALEEHGLKPQDVRGTGPGGRVLKEDVLRQTRPEPTPAPALEPASAPATPSPLAGREEEVVPMSRLRRTVAERLVQAQHTAALLTTFNEVDMGSVTALRKQFGEAFQQKYQAKLGFMSFFVKACVDALKEFPPLNAQVRETNIVYHNYYDIGVAVGSGKGLVVPVIRNAEHLSFAQIEMAIADFARRAKENKLKIEELQGGTFTISNGGVYGSLLSTPIINPPQSGILGLHAIQERPVAREGNVVIRPMMYAALTYDHRLVDGRQAVSFLKRIKETIENPARMLMEI, encoded by the coding sequence ATGCGCATCGAACTCAAAGTGCCCGAGGTCGGTGAGTCTATCACCGAGGTCGAGATAGGTGGCTGGCTTAAAGCCAAGGGCGACACGGTCCGTAAAGACGAATCACTCGTCACTTTGGAGAGCGAGAAGGCCACCGTCGAATTGCCTGCGCCGGAAGCCGGCACCCTCACCCAACTTTTGAAGCAGAAGGGCGAGGTGGCCAAGGTGGGCGAAACCATCGGATACATCGAGAAGGATGGCCAACCCCAAACGGCCCAGCCCCCGGCCAAACCAGCGGAATCGAAGCCTCAGCCGCCTGCGCACGAAGGCGCGCCGAAACAGGTTCCGCCCCGAATCATGCCGGCTGCGCAGGTCGCTCTGGAAGAACATGGATTAAAGCCTCAAGACGTGCGGGGTACTGGTCCAGGGGGACGGGTGCTCAAGGAAGACGTTCTGCGCCAAACCCGGCCCGAGCCCACTCCTGCGCCGGCGCTCGAGCCTGCGTCTGCGCCAGCAACCCCCAGTCCATTGGCTGGCCGCGAGGAGGAAGTGGTCCCCATGAGCCGCTTGCGCCGGACGGTCGCCGAGCGGCTGGTCCAGGCGCAGCATACCGCTGCGCTTCTGACGACCTTCAACGAGGTCGATATGGGCTCTGTAACGGCCCTGCGCAAGCAGTTCGGCGAGGCCTTTCAGCAGAAGTACCAGGCCAAGCTCGGGTTCATGTCGTTCTTTGTGAAGGCCTGCGTGGATGCGCTCAAAGAGTTTCCGCCTCTCAATGCCCAGGTGCGGGAGACCAACATCGTGTATCATAATTACTATGATATCGGGGTGGCTGTCGGCAGCGGCAAGGGCCTGGTGGTCCCGGTCATTCGCAACGCCGAGCACCTGAGTTTCGCCCAAATTGAGATGGCCATCGCCGATTTCGCGCGGCGTGCCAAAGAAAACAAGCTCAAGATTGAAGAGTTGCAAGGAGGCACCTTTACCATCAGCAACGGCGGTGTGTATGGTTCATTGCTCTCGACCCCTATTATCAATCCGCCCCAGAGCGGGATTCTGGGCCTGCACGCCATCCAGGAACGCCCTGTGGCCCGCGAGGGCAACGTCGTTATCCGCCCGATGATGTATGCGGCGCTCACTTACGACCATCGCCTCGTGGATGGGCGCCAGGCCGTCTCCTTCCTCAAGCGCATCAAGGAAACCATCGAAAATCCTGCCAGGATGCTCATGGAGATTTAG
- a CDS encoding FKBP-type peptidyl-prolyl cis-trans isomerase gives MKVERMTSGAGAAPKHGDTVSVHYTGWLTDGTKFDSSVDRGEPFSFVLGAGQVIKGWDQGVASMCAGDKARLTIPPELAYGEQGYPGAIPPNATLIFEVELLSIS, from the coding sequence ATGAAAGTTGAAAGGATGACCTCGGGCGCCGGCGCGGCTCCAAAACATGGGGACACCGTGAGTGTGCATTACACGGGCTGGCTGACCGATGGCACCAAGTTCGACAGCTCGGTTGACCGGGGTGAGCCCTTTTCGTTCGTCTTGGGCGCCGGCCAGGTAATCAAGGGCTGGGACCAAGGAGTCGCCAGCATGTGCGCGGGCGATAAAGCCCGGCTGACCATCCCGCCGGAACTGGCGTATGGCGAACAAGGTTACCCCGGTGCGATTCCTCCTAACGCTACGCTCATCTTCGAGGTCGAGTTGCTCTCGATCTCCTAG
- a CDS encoding SRPBCC family protein codes for MPTNTIRLHRVLRAAPEKIYRAFLDADAMAKWLPPNGFTGKVHHLEGKVGGTHKMSFTNFTTGQSHSFGGTYLELVPHERIRYTDKFDDPNLPGELQVTITFKKVSVGTELNIVQEGVPEAIPPEACYLGWQESLTLLAKLVEADIPA; via the coding sequence ATGCCAACCAACACCATCCGGCTGCACCGCGTGCTGCGCGCGGCTCCTGAGAAAATCTATCGGGCGTTCCTCGATGCCGACGCAATGGCCAAATGGCTCCCCCCAAATGGGTTTACAGGAAAGGTCCACCACCTGGAAGGCAAGGTGGGCGGCACCCACAAGATGTCTTTCACCAACTTCACCACGGGGCAGAGCCATTCTTTTGGAGGAACGTATCTCGAACTGGTCCCTCACGAACGCATCCGTTACACGGACAAATTTGACGACCCGAACCTGCCCGGGGAACTTCAGGTCACGATAACCTTCAAAAAGGTATCGGTCGGAACGGAGTTGAACATCGTGCAGGAAGGGGTGCCTGAGGCCATCCCGCCCGAGGCCTGCTACCTCGGCTGGCAGGAATCCCTTACGCTGTTGGCGAAGCTCGTCGAAGCCGATATCCCAGCTTAA
- a CDS encoding family 43 glycosylhydrolase, with protein sequence MKTNRNFTKTRVIMPLGAAVLQLSVGWAIAEPATFNPGALWPDNRGQHIQAHGGGILKLGETYYWFGEDRTRGLERGLRYVSCYSSSDLAHWTFCRQVVKLADPEDLGPRWVLERPKVFYNSATRKFVMYAHIDGKGGYKFASVAVFTCDAVDGDYQYLKSFRPLGHESRDIGQFIDDDGSAYLIFEDRPNGFRIAKLSGDYLTVEKEVCLIPEHLEGGALAHYQGLYYVIGSELTGWRPNPNKYATAPSLSGPWSAFKDIAPPETNTYGSQSTMMLKVVGAQMTTVIFMGDIWKPQAQWDSRYLWMPLAIGDGKLSLPAPKPWTLNMKTGVAEILNSP encoded by the coding sequence GTGAAAACAAACCGCAATTTTACGAAGACACGCGTCATTATGCCATTGGGCGCCGCGGTTCTACAGCTATCAGTGGGCTGGGCAATAGCTGAGCCGGCCACTTTCAATCCCGGCGCCCTCTGGCCGGACAATCGAGGCCAGCACATTCAGGCCCATGGTGGGGGCATCCTCAAACTCGGCGAGACCTACTACTGGTTTGGGGAGGACCGTACGCGGGGTTTGGAACGCGGTCTGCGCTATGTGAGTTGTTATTCCTCCAGCGACCTGGCGCATTGGACCTTTTGCCGGCAGGTCGTCAAGCTGGCCGATCCCGAAGACCTGGGACCGCGCTGGGTGCTGGAACGGCCCAAAGTCTTCTACAATTCTGCGACCAGGAAATTTGTCATGTATGCCCACATCGATGGCAAGGGGGGCTACAAGTTCGCCAGCGTGGCGGTGTTCACCTGCGACGCCGTGGATGGAGACTATCAATATCTCAAAAGCTTCCGCCCACTGGGCCATGAGAGCCGCGACATCGGGCAGTTTATCGACGATGACGGCAGCGCGTATTTGATTTTCGAGGACCGGCCAAACGGGTTTCGTATTGCCAAATTGTCCGGTGATTATCTGACTGTGGAAAAGGAAGTGTGCCTCATCCCGGAGCACCTGGAAGGCGGCGCGCTGGCGCACTACCAGGGCCTATATTACGTGATCGGTTCCGAACTGACCGGCTGGCGGCCTAATCCGAACAAATATGCCACCGCCCCCAGCCTCAGCGGCCCGTGGTCGGCCTTTAAGGACATCGCCCCACCGGAGACCAACACTTACGGCTCGCAATCCACGATGATGCTCAAGGTGGTTGGCGCACAAATGACAACGGTGATTTTCATGGGTGATATATGGAAACCCCAAGCCCAATGGGATTCGCGTTACCTGTGGATGCCGTTGGCCATTGGCGACGGCAAGTTAAGCCTGCCCGCCCCCAAACCCTGGACGCTGAACATGAAAACCGGCGTGGCAGAAATCCTCAACTCGCCCTGA
- a CDS encoding alpha/beta hydrolase-fold protein, protein MRKGACFGNGWLSPNEREHAHDCGNWFPLSGLAKFAICLGCLAQALVFTPVHAAERTPPPSRLPTTPGTPVLIPAGPNAEALARAARHNSATPGDSAANPTQATPGANPPPDVDGNFLIGPRYVDAPELTVAAGVPQGRVQQFTMESTNSRFYPGIARNAYGRPDPNNPKTLIVETHPAPYTRTITVFIPSQYVLGTPAPFIVTHDGPRLGRPDMALPHILDNMIAQHRLPVMLAIMIANGGGDAQGSERGLEYDTMSGKFAQFIESEVLPLVEKNCHVNLTKNPEGRAVMGRSSGGAAALEMAWYHPEWYHRVISYSGTFVNQQWPFNPETPDGAWDFHQKLIPQTETKPIRIWMEVGDHDLLNPNVMRDQMHDWVAANNRMATVLEAKGYHYQYVYALNAGHVDRAVRNQTLPEALEWVWQGYPISR, encoded by the coding sequence ATGCGTAAAGGGGCATGTTTTGGAAATGGTTGGCTCTCCCCCAACGAGCGCGAGCATGCGCACGATTGCGGCAATTGGTTTCCGCTTTCTGGTTTAGCCAAGTTTGCAATTTGCCTGGGTTGCCTGGCGCAAGCCCTGGTTTTCACCCCTGTCCACGCGGCAGAACGAACGCCCCCGCCATCCCGGCTGCCGACCACTCCGGGCACGCCGGTTTTGATCCCTGCAGGGCCAAACGCCGAGGCTCTGGCCAGGGCCGCCCGCCACAACAGCGCCACGCCCGGCGATTCGGCTGCCAACCCAACCCAAGCCACTCCCGGGGCCAATCCGCCTCCTGATGTGGATGGGAATTTCCTCATCGGCCCCAGGTATGTCGATGCGCCGGAATTGACCGTTGCCGCCGGCGTGCCACAGGGGCGGGTCCAGCAGTTCACCATGGAATCCACCAACAGCAGGTTCTACCCCGGTATTGCCAGAAACGCTTACGGACGCCCGGACCCGAACAATCCCAAAACTCTAATCGTTGAAACCCACCCGGCCCCTTACACGCGCACCATTACCGTCTTCATTCCCAGCCAATATGTTCTCGGCACGCCTGCCCCGTTTATTGTGACTCACGACGGCCCGCGCCTAGGCAGGCCGGACATGGCCCTGCCGCATATCCTGGACAACATGATCGCCCAACACCGGCTCCCCGTCATGCTCGCCATTATGATTGCCAACGGCGGCGGCGACGCCCAAGGCAGCGAGAGGGGCCTGGAATACGACACCATGTCCGGAAAATTCGCCCAATTCATTGAATCGGAAGTGCTACCTCTGGTTGAAAAGAATTGCCACGTCAACCTTACCAAAAACCCCGAGGGTCGTGCGGTGATGGGCCGGAGTTCCGGCGGAGCAGCGGCTCTGGAGATGGCGTGGTATCACCCGGAATGGTACCACCGGGTCATCAGTTACTCGGGTACCTTTGTGAACCAACAATGGCCTTTCAACCCGGAAACACCCGATGGCGCGTGGGATTTCCACCAAAAACTCATCCCGCAAACCGAGACGAAACCGATTCGCATTTGGATGGAGGTCGGCGATCATGATCTGCTCAACCCCAATGTCATGCGCGACCAGATGCATGACTGGGTCGCCGCCAATAACCGCATGGCAACCGTGCTCGAGGCCAAAGGTTATCATTATCAATACGTGTATGCGCTGAACGCGGGACACGTTGACCGGGCCGTCAGGAACCAAACGCTGCCCGAAGCCCTCGAATGGGTCTGGCAGGGCTACCCAATCAGCAGGTAG
- a CDS encoding sugar phosphate isomerase/epimerase family protein, with the protein MKNPLSSSVSRRTFLAISGAIPAAIAAQVSIGEAASEPAAPEPAAGKRYPIGLELYSVRGELARDLPLTLQTVARQGYEAVEFYAPYFKWTPPYTKEVRAQMDDVGLRCYSTHNGFETFSSADNLAHAIELNQILGTRYVVLASAPGSTQGVEGWKRLGEKLSSAVEQLKPHGLSAGYHNHQAEWARLDNGQRIIEVIAANTPKEFVLQLDVGTCEEAGADPVAWVKANPGRIKVMHLKDWAPGSRGEEKGYRVLFGEGVTPWKELIAAAKSVGGIEYFLIEQEGSRFPEFETTRRCLANWKAMFGQA; encoded by the coding sequence ATGAAAAATCCATTGTCTTCATCCGTTTCGCGTCGAACTTTCCTGGCGATTTCCGGGGCCATTCCTGCCGCCATCGCCGCACAAGTATCAATCGGCGAGGCAGCGTCCGAGCCGGCGGCGCCCGAACCTGCGGCTGGCAAGCGCTATCCCATCGGTTTGGAACTGTACTCCGTGCGAGGGGAGCTGGCGCGCGACCTGCCGCTAACCCTGCAAACTGTTGCCAGGCAGGGGTACGAGGCGGTCGAGTTTTACGCCCCCTATTTCAAGTGGACGCCGCCTTACACCAAAGAGGTCCGGGCCCAGATGGATGATGTTGGGCTTCGGTGTTACTCGACGCATAATGGGTTTGAGACGTTCAGTTCGGCGGACAACCTTGCGCACGCGATCGAGTTGAACCAGATTCTCGGGACGCGTTACGTGGTGCTGGCCAGCGCGCCGGGCAGCACCCAAGGGGTGGAGGGGTGGAAGAGGCTGGGCGAAAAACTGAGCAGCGCGGTCGAGCAATTGAAGCCGCACGGGTTGAGCGCCGGCTACCACAATCACCAGGCGGAGTGGGCCAGATTGGACAACGGCCAGCGCATTATCGAAGTGATTGCGGCCAACACGCCTAAGGAATTCGTGCTGCAATTGGATGTGGGCACCTGCGAGGAAGCCGGCGCGGACCCTGTTGCCTGGGTCAAAGCCAACCCGGGCCGCATCAAAGTCATGCATCTCAAAGACTGGGCGCCGGGCTCGCGCGGGGAGGAAAAGGGCTATCGCGTGCTCTTCGGTGAGGGCGTCACGCCGTGGAAGGAGCTGATAGCAGCGGCCAAATCGGTCGGCGGCATCGAGTACTTTCTCATCGAGCAGGAAGGCAGCCGGTTTCCGGAATTTGAAACAACCAGGCGCTGCCTGGCCAATTGGAAAGCGATGTTCGGGCAAGCCTGA